From Primulina huaijiensis isolate GDHJ02 chromosome 15, ASM1229523v2, whole genome shotgun sequence, one genomic window encodes:
- the LOC140958674 gene encoding phosphatidylinositol 4-kinase gamma 8-like: protein MIFLKMAVAVDQGHEFKPFLRPPRYKLQSFTQLDYKMLDFSQSKLAQSLKHAFQSTNIYRSFSTPCLSNSSTVEEEFGPNARIEIIGGHTAPRVRALVVEVAIAIASGVNPEPASNGLGGAYFMRSRDGDTIAVAKPMDEEPLAFNNPKCFGGRMLGQPGMKHSIRIGEAGLREAAAYLLDHDGFSSVPPTALVKFSHVKFNMNNVEADLSPPLKIASLQCYVKHDSDAGDLGPSSFSVTSVHHIGILDVRLMNLDRHAGNILVKQEKENYAGGNAELVPIDHGFCLPESLEDPYFEWLHWPQSSIPFSESEVEYISGLDPFKDAELLRTELPLIRESSIRVLVLCTIFLKQATKFRLCLADIGEMMTREFHGGEENWSTLEILCLNAKVNLNDRNCDDNTRDNQNVEEVNEMFQFDDDEDEMKEDLDKDSGFPQMLHKPPLKGEPPLVPKFSSMSALDVPSSFHLNKREDCDKVLEKNTYLDNNSSNEDEHQDDNLKSSGLMRSLSCAVPNYSHDVQVISFEEMNEEEWQLFLESFERLLPEAFEGRSMCSSKQRLGSSCEF, encoded by the coding sequence ATGATATTTCTAAAAATGGCTGTAGCCGTTGATCAAGGTCATGAATTCAAGCCATTCCTCCGACCCCCAAGATACAAACTCCAATCCTTCACTCAGCTCGACTACAAAATGCTCGACTTTAGTCAATCCAAACTCGCACAATCTTTGAAACATGCCTTCCAGTCTACCAACATCTACAGAAGCTTTTCCACCCCATGCCTATCTAATTCTTCCACAGTAGAAGAAGAGTTTGGTCCCAATGCCAGAATTGAAATAATAGGGGGCCACACTGCACCAAGAGTACGTGCTCTGGTTGTGGAAGTTGCAATAGCCATAGCTTCTGGTGTCAATCCAGAGCCAGCATCTAATGGGCTTGGCGGTGCCTACTTTATGCGCTCTCGAGATGGTGATACTATAGCTGTTGCGAAGCCTATGGACGAGGAACCTCTAGCATTCAATAATCCAAAATGTTTTGGTGGGCGGATGTTAGGCCAACCTGGCATGAAACACTCCATTAGGATCGGTGAAGCAGGTCTTCGTGAAGCAGCAGCTTATCTTCTTGATCATGATGGTTTTTCCAGTGTCCCACCAACAGCATTGGTTAAATTTTCTCACGTCAAGTTCAACATGAATAACGTGGAAGCAGATTTGTCTCCGCCCCTTAAAATTGCATCACTTCAATGTTATGTGAAGCATGATTCTGATGCAGGAGATTTGGGCCCTTCAAGCTTCTCAGTCACTTCTGTACACCATATTGGTATTTTAGATGTGAGGCTAATGAATCTTGACAGACACGCGGGGAATATTCTTGTGAAGCAAGAGAAAGAGAATTATGCTGGGGGGAATGCCGAGTTAGTTCCCATTGACCATGGGTTTTGCTTGCCTGAGTCACTCGAAGATCCATATTTCGAATGGCTGCACTGGCCTCAATCTTCGATACCATTTTCTGAGTCCGAAGTTGAGTACATATCTGGTCTCGATCCGTTTAAAGACGCAGAGCTGCTAAGAACTGAGCTTCCATTAATTCGAGAGTCTTCCATCCGAGTTCTTGTGCTCTGTACGATCTTTCTGAAGCAAGCAACCAAATTTAGGCTATGTCTTGCTGACATAGGTGAAATGATGACTCGAGAATTTCATGGAGGGGAAGAGAATTGGAGCACGTTGGAGATTCTATGTTTAAATGCTAAAGTCAACCTGAATGATAGAAATTGTGATGATAATACCAGGGATAATCAAAATGTAGAAGAAGTTAATGAGATGTTCCAATTTGACGATGACGAAGATGAAATGAAAGAAGACCTCGACAAAGATTCAGGCTTCCCCCAAATGTTACATAAACCCCCCCTAAAAGGTGAGCCACCACTAGTTCCAAAATTCTCATCGATGAGTGCATTAGATGTTCCTTCATCGTTTCACTTGAATAAGAGGGAAGATTGTGACAAAGTCCTTGAGAAGAACACCTATTTGGATAATAATTCTTCGAATGAAGATGAACACCAGGACGATAATCTTAAATCCAGTGGATTGATGCGGAGCCTGAGTTGCGCTGTACCAAATTATAGCCATGATGTTCAGGTTATTTCTTTCGAGGAAATGAACGAGGAAGAATGGCAGTTGTTCTTGGAGAGTTTTGAAAGACTTTTGCCCGAGGCATTCGAGGGAAGGTCTATGTGCTCATCTAAGCAAAGATTGGGATCTTCTTGTGAGTTTTGA